The Primulina tabacum isolate GXHZ01 chromosome 16, ASM2559414v2, whole genome shotgun sequence genome window below encodes:
- the LOC142528684 gene encoding uncharacterized protein LOC142528684, which produces MAAAIAINIENPRNLSNLDSDPTTKDASSNIPATSSESDADKSTGKFEEVDAKTSYVNGSSAVTDIQKKMKRAERFGMSVKFTEEEKRNTRAERFGTCTSVNGSDSSKKAEELKRKARAERFGVVQTVSADEEAKKKARLARFGSISKPVSAEEDKKKARAIRFSKQSSSLSKEKGENNIEEEAIITGEADVGT; this is translated from the exons ATGGCGGCGGCGATTGCTATCAACATCGAAAACCCTAGAAACCTTTCGAATCTGGATTCGGATCCGACGACGAAAGACGCCTCCTCAAACATCCCAGCGACGTCTTCCGAATCAGATGCTGATAAATCGACGGGTAAGTTCGAGGAGGTCGATGCGAAAACGAGCTACGTTAATGGCAGCTCTGCGGTTACGGATATCCAGAAGAAGATGAAGCGCGCTGAGCGCTTTGGAATGTCTGTCAAGTTCACTGAAGAGGAGAAGCGAAATACTCGAGCGGAGAG GTTTGGAACTTGTACGTCCGTCAATGGATCAGATTCTTCCAAGAAAGCAGAGGAGCTGAAGAGGAAGGCTAGGGCTGAGAG ATTTGGGGTTGTACAAACTGTCTCTGCTGATGAGGAAGCAAAGAAGAAGGCTCGACTTGCTAGGTTTGGGTCCATTTCCAAGCCTGTTTCGGCGGAggaagataaaaagaaagctAGGGCAATCAG GTTTTCTAAACAATCTAGTTCATTGTCAAAAGAAAAGGGTGAAAATAACATTGAGGAg GAGGCAATTATCACAGGCGAGGCTGATGTAGGAACCTAA
- the LOC142528945 gene encoding uncharacterized protein LOC142528945 isoform X1 encodes MPRHDDRYGGNTRLYVGHLSSRTRSRDLEHVFSRYGRVRDVDMKRDYAFVEFSDPRDADDARYNLDGRDVDGRRIIVEFAKGVPRGPGGVREYVGKGPAPGSGRCFNCGIDGHWARDCKAGDWKNKCYRCGERGHIEKNCQDSPKKQSKRGRSYSRSPVRSRSPRRGRSRSRSFSRSRSYSLSRSPARRGRDAEYDERRSRSPADRIPERKRGSTPSKNRKRSPTPITDDSPSEKRSPSPRRSRMETEPDDRYNESPKEGSQSPGDPATRGGSQSPGDPATMGDDESPYDTNGRGRSPNPRHNSRSVNDNDNDNIRSPRGSEISMKLWRRQAMV; translated from the exons ATGCCTCGTCATGATGATCGATACGGTGGTAATACACGCCTTTATGTTGGTCATTTGTCTTCCAGAACCCGTTCTCGAGATTTGGAACATGTTTTCAGCAGATATGGAAG AGTACGCGATGTGGATATGAAGCGAGACTACGCCTTTGTT GAATTCAGCGATCCTAGGGATGCTGATGATGCTAGATATAACTTGGATGGAAGAGATGTTGATGGACGGCGTATCATTGTTGAATTTGCCAAGGGA GTACCACGTGGACCTGGAGGAGTTCGAGAATATGTTGGCAAAGGCCCTGCTCCAGGTTCTGGACGGTGCTTCAATTGTGGCATTGATGGCCATTGGGCTCGTGATTGCAAGGCTGGAGACTGGAAAAACAAGTGTTATCGCTGTGGGGAAAGAGGTCATATTGAGAAGAACTGCCAGGATAGCCCTAAGAAGCAGAG TAAGCGCGGTCGCAGTTATTCACGCTCTCCTGTGAGGTCACGCTCTCCTCGTCGTGGCAGGAGTAGGAGTCGAAGTTTCAGCAGAAGCCGCAGTTACAG CCTGTCAAGGTCTCCTGCTAGAAGAGGCCGTGATGCTGAGTACGATGAGAGGAGGTCAAGAAGTCCTGCAGACAGAATTCCCGAACGAAAACGGGGATCTACTCCCTCCAAGAACAGGAAGCGCAGCCCAACGCCTATTACGGATGATAGTCCAAGTGAGAAAAGGAGCCCTTCTCCGAGGAGAAGCAGAATGGAAACTGAGCCAGATGACAGGTATAATGAAAGTCCTAAGGAGGGTAGCCAAAGCCCTGGGGACCCTGCCACAAGGGGGGGTAGCCAAAGCCCTGGGGACCCTGCCACAATGGGGGACGATGAAAGCCCTTATGATACCAATGGTCGGGGCAGAAGCCCCAATCCAAGACACAACAGCAGATCTGTCAATGACAATGACAATGATAATATTCGCTCTCCTCGGGGCAGCGAAATCTCCATGAAATTGTGGAGAAGGCAAGCGATGGTATGA
- the LOC142529187 gene encoding uncharacterized protein LOC142529187: MSGGGDNGDVKWSEKLMEEEDILRTVDSLRGRLLAERMVSRNAKDEAEQLGNKLIQLETMLKQEAKSRDKAERKLRFLIKKLESKNLSYVSDESEQSILVDRSDISSVSSLASSSAKEIQEKGENQESVEHFKSPKGSENMDKNGSNGQETEMESDQIPMSAKVSEDLLLNSAENSSNMDKQSIESSTDEGLNQENYQDSEDNVDNSMALILIDTPQKSQTIDPEVLDATVKEVLDALRNAKEQLQSSMEKRRCINAVTVG; the protein is encoded by the exons ATGTCAGGAGGAGGAGACAATGGTGATGTGAAATGGAG tgaGAAACTAATGGAAGAAGAAGACATTTTGAGAACGGTGGATTCTTTAAGGGGAAGATTGCTTGCAGAGAGAATGGTCTCAAGAAATGCTAAAGATGAGGCTGAGCAATTAGGGAACAAG CTGATTCAACTGGAAACCATGCTAAAACAAGAGGCGAAATCAAGAGACAAGGCCGAGAGGAAGCTGAGATTCTTAATCAAGAAGCTCGAATCCAAGAATTTATCATACGTTTCTGATGAATCGGAGCAGTCAATTTTAGTGGACAGAAGCGACATTTCCTCTGTCTCGTCATTAGCTTCTTCAAGCGCCAAAGAGATTCAAGAAAAGGGTGAAAATCAAGAATCGGTGGAGCATTTCAAGTCCCCTAAAGGATCAGAAAATATGGACAAAAATGGTTCAAATGGGCAGGAAACTGAAATGGAGTCAGATCAAATACCGATGTCCGCGAAAGTTTCAGAGGATCTTTTGCTAAATTCGGCAGAAAATTCTTCAAATATGGATAAGCAGAG TATAGAATCATCGACTGATGAAGGACTTAACCAAGAAAATTATCAAGATTCAGAGGATAATGTGGATAATTCGATGGCGTTGATTCTAATCGATACGCCGCAGAAGAGTCAAACTATCGATCCAGAAGTTCTTGATGCTACTGTGAAAGAGGTCCTCGATGCTCTAAGGAATGCTAAAGAACAACTTCAAAGCTCAATGGAGAAACGACGATGTATCAACGCGGTTACAGTAGGCTAG
- the LOC142528945 gene encoding uncharacterized protein LOC142528945 isoform X2 produces the protein MHSSTQVMMALNLNVSDNRFRRVRDVDMKRDYAFVEFSDPRDADDARYNLDGRDVDGRRIIVEFAKGVPRGPGGVREYVGKGPAPGSGRCFNCGIDGHWARDCKAGDWKNKCYRCGERGHIEKNCQDSPKKQSKRGRSYSRSPVRSRSPRRGRSRSRSFSRSRSYSLSRSPARRGRDAEYDERRSRSPADRIPERKRGSTPSKNRKRSPTPITDDSPSEKRSPSPRRSRMETEPDDRYNESPKEGSQSPGDPATRGGSQSPGDPATMGDDESPYDTNGRGRSPNPRHNSRSVNDNDNDNIRSPRGSEISMKLWRRQAMV, from the exons ATGCACTCCAGTACGCAAGTTATGATGGCCCTAAATCTTAATGTTTCTGACAACCGTTTCCGCAGAGTACGCGATGTGGATATGAAGCGAGACTACGCCTTTGTT GAATTCAGCGATCCTAGGGATGCTGATGATGCTAGATATAACTTGGATGGAAGAGATGTTGATGGACGGCGTATCATTGTTGAATTTGCCAAGGGA GTACCACGTGGACCTGGAGGAGTTCGAGAATATGTTGGCAAAGGCCCTGCTCCAGGTTCTGGACGGTGCTTCAATTGTGGCATTGATGGCCATTGGGCTCGTGATTGCAAGGCTGGAGACTGGAAAAACAAGTGTTATCGCTGTGGGGAAAGAGGTCATATTGAGAAGAACTGCCAGGATAGCCCTAAGAAGCAGAG TAAGCGCGGTCGCAGTTATTCACGCTCTCCTGTGAGGTCACGCTCTCCTCGTCGTGGCAGGAGTAGGAGTCGAAGTTTCAGCAGAAGCCGCAGTTACAG CCTGTCAAGGTCTCCTGCTAGAAGAGGCCGTGATGCTGAGTACGATGAGAGGAGGTCAAGAAGTCCTGCAGACAGAATTCCCGAACGAAAACGGGGATCTACTCCCTCCAAGAACAGGAAGCGCAGCCCAACGCCTATTACGGATGATAGTCCAAGTGAGAAAAGGAGCCCTTCTCCGAGGAGAAGCAGAATGGAAACTGAGCCAGATGACAGGTATAATGAAAGTCCTAAGGAGGGTAGCCAAAGCCCTGGGGACCCTGCCACAAGGGGGGGTAGCCAAAGCCCTGGGGACCCTGCCACAATGGGGGACGATGAAAGCCCTTATGATACCAATGGTCGGGGCAGAAGCCCCAATCCAAGACACAACAGCAGATCTGTCAATGACAATGACAATGATAATATTCGCTCTCCTCGGGGCAGCGAAATCTCCATGAAATTGTGGAGAAGGCAAGCGATGGTATGA
- the LOC142529577 gene encoding cytochrome P450 81Q32-like produces MENLCLYLSPVILLALYCTAVHVINKLRNLPPSPFPALPFIGHIYLLKRPFHRSLSEVSRRYGPALFLKLGSRAVFLVSSPSLVEECLTNKNDLIFANRPDFLNGRHFGYNYTSLSWSSYGEHWRNLRRISSIELLSSHRIQMLSQIRADETLNLVRKLLHVTGEELDRVVEVKSALFEYMFNVLTRMIMGKRYYGKSVKKLKGANLLEEIATETTNLAFETNVIDYLPFMRWFGFQHVEKKLTSIHEKRDNFMQKVLEEQRGMMDNQGSCLSDAATVGKKKTMVEVLLDLQRSEPEYYTDETIKNLLLVLLQGGSSTSSIAVEWAFSLLLDNPHVLKKAQTEIDTNVGTERLIAESDVAALPYLQHIILETLRLHPPVSIIMPHRSSAECTVGGYRIPAGTILLVNSWEIHHNPKFWADPEKFRPERFEGLKRKNDLGFRLIPFGSGRRSCPGKNLAITAIGLGLGSLIQCFDWKKIGEIDMSEGLGVTTPKVQPLLAKCTPRPFVKKIVY; encoded by the exons ATGGAAAATCTATGCTTGTATCTTTCTCCAGTAATACTCCTGGCCCTTTATTGCACCGCAGTTCATGTTATAAACAAACTAAGAAATCTTCCTCCTAGCCCTTTTCCAGCCCTCCCATTCATCGGGCACATCTACTTGCTAAAAAGACCCTTCCATAGGAGCCTTTCAGAGGTTTCCAGGAGATACGGGCCTGCTCTCTTCCTAAAGCTTGGGTCCCGGGCCGTCTTCCTTGTTTCATCTCCTTCTCTAGTAGAAGAATGCTTAACTAACAAAAATGACTTAATATTTGCGAATCGGCCCGATTTTCTCAACGGGAGACATTTTGGTTACAACTATACAAGCCTCTCTTGGTCCTCATATGGCGAGCATTGGAGGAACCTTCGAAGGATTTCATCTATTGAGCTACTGTCCTCTCACAGGATACAGATGCTATCTCAAATTCGAGCTGATGAAACTCTAAATCTAGTTAGGAAGCTGTTACATGTCACAGGGGAAGAACTGGACAGAGTTGTAGAGGTCAAATCAGCTCTTTTCGAGTATATGTTCAATGTCTTGACGAGAATGATCATGGGGAAAAG GTATTATGGGAAGAGCGTGAAGAAATTAAAAGGAGCCAATTTACTAGAGGAGATAGCAACTGAGACAACAAATCTGGCCTTTGAGACGAATGTGATCGATTACTTGCCTTTCATGCGATGGTTTGGATTCCAACATGTAGAAAAGAAGTTGACATCAATACATGAAAAGCGAGACAATTTTATGCAAAAGGTACTCGAAGAACAGCGAGGAATGATGGACAATCAAGGTTCCTGCTTATCTGATGCTGCAACTGTTGGAAAGAAGAAAACAATGGTGGAAGTTTTATTGGACTTGCAAAGATCAGAACCTGAGTATTACACCGACGAAACCATAAAAAATCTCCTCTTG GTTCTGCTCCAAGGAGGTTCCTCAACATCATCAATCGCTGTAGAGTGGGCATTTTCCCTATTACTCGACAATCCACACGTCCTCAAAAAGGCGCAGACCGAAATCGACACAAACGTCGGAACCGAACGCCTCATTGCCGAATCCGACGTGGCGGCGCTTCCATATCTCCAACACATCATCCTAGAAACGCTCCGCTTGCATCCTCCAGTATCCATAATTATGCCCCACCGATCCTCAGCGGAGTGCACGGTGGGAGGATACCGGATTCCTGCGGGAACTATACTACTAGTCAACTCTTGGGAAATTCACCACAATCCAAAATTTTGGGCGGATCCGGAGAAATTTAGGCCCGAGAGATTTGAGGGCTTGAAGAGGAAGAATGATTTGGGCTTTAGGTTAATTCCTTTTGGGTCAGGGAGACGGTCCTGCCCAGGTAAAAATTTGGCTATCACTGCTATTGGTCTGGGCCTGGGATCCTTGATACAGTGCTTTGATTGGAAAAAGATTGGGGAAATTGATATGAGTGAAGGTCTAGGGGTAACTACGCCCAAGGTACAACCCTTGTTGGCTAAATGTACACCACGTCCATTTGTTAAGAAAATTGTTTACTAA